The DNA segment TAGAATCTCGAAACTGGCAACTTTGACTTCTCTGACTGTTAGAACATATAGGTACTCTAGTGATGCTTAAAATGAACTCGTAACTCTCTGAAAGGTAGGTATAGTTTTCAAcagtaatgaacaattttgaaaagaaaGAAATCGTGTCACAATAAGGCGAATGTACTGTACTTatctttttatgttcaaaaatgccCCGACAAGATTGTAGGAAGTCAAGTCTGTAAATAGTTCTCATAGCTAATATTTGTGTAATGAAAATTCGCTGAACACCAGAACAACTTCCCCAAAAATGATACCATAATTAattagaaattgaaaatttgcatggTAGACAGTTTTGAGAAATATCTGATCATGTTATCACTTTCTTGAACCCCAACGCcttaattttgaatagggaagataggATAAGTGATACCTTATTTTTTAACTGTATCTTCTTGagatcagaagaaacacttttttcctatactattttttccgaatcggctcggcttaaaagatacaggctgctgaaaaatcataaaatgtgttattttttacccacaaacggttttatcgaatgaagtgagtttcggaatatagtttttcatttatttgatgaatctttttcgaacacaagatatcaaccaGATCTTCCACTTtgctcattatgaccatcacgaaccataaaaataccaaaaattcaaagaacccaactcttgaaaccaagttggacgatatcaaatgaatattttaacgttttctaaagtaaaagtattcttcatattttctcatataatgcgccgttttctagtacctaatttgatattcaaaaatttaattttgaaatttgaaaaattgagtactttggctgaatacaactctgttcaaaaggtccacagatgtgtagtgtcatagattcatcTGGtttttctgaagataattttgtttttacaggggtggtacagctcattatgaaaacttaaaatggctttttgtttttatcaggaccgaatcggaaaaatggtataggaaaaaagtgtttctttttacctcaagaatctactgtaaaaatatttgtacgagtcaaagaatcaccctgtatataggatTGAATTTCACACGAAAACCTGCTCGAATGTAATCTTTACATTATAGTGAAATTCCCATCAGAATCGGACATCtggtttgaaaattatttaaaatcccacttcgaatgaaatattattttgctttcaattgaaaatgttaaaattagTTATCGTGGGTTATCCTCTGAAGTTGGACATATACCTTCACGGACTTTTTCATAGAACTTTTCAAGCTTTATAAAATTATAGATGATCGTTACTCCCTATATCTTACACTCAGTTAGCCTGAAATCAACGGCTTCATTCACGACCTGTTTattaaaattcgatatttttgatAATCCCATATACCTATATAATCCTTTCGGATCATATACCTAATATCTTAATGAATTGTAACATGTGTTGTTCAATATcgggggtgttatgattttgtaaaaaAAGAGTAATGGACTGCatgacaagataattgagttggagatggtgtAAAAACATTAATTGTATAttgttcacaatcataaaatgaataagtcacctaCATTgagctaatacagtaataaaaacaaatattaacaacatctatagactcagagagacattaaACTAAAGCAGAAAAAAATCCAGAGCAGTTTAAATGAAAAGTCACTTGAGATCAGACTTAGAATTTGAGAAGttcaatgaattcaaaattaacacagcGTTTACAGTCtttttattccatcagaaaatcagaaggttagaataatgaattttattgaGACGACCGAGTTGTAACAGTGAAATAGGCGAAGAGGTGAAACTACGTTGTCTAAGTCGATCTGATCAACAAGGAGAGATAAATACATTAAAAGTGAGTTGACCAATAATTAtgatgtaagtatgagcagtgCATGAATCGtataagttaaatgagaagagcaaaactaattaatctgagaagtgctagaatatttgaatgaaatgagatgatcaaaattaattaataaaataagaaGAACAATCATAATCGATATGATATAAGAGCAAAAATAGTATAATCAAAATACATTACGTTGGTCTTGAAAAgtataaaaatttatcaatgaatacaacatttagaGCCAtgtgcaccgacttatttaaggcGAGATTAATGTTAATACTTGATTATTTCTCTTATTTCTATAGTATTTTCTATAGTGCAATCGGGTtttacagagacggactgcttacaagtaagcacgataggaacatccatcagaaaaacagaagatacaattgataaattgtgAGATGTACAaatcgagagtactaatgaggcaaaccactaatcgttggttgaAAACTAACAAGTTTATCGAGCAAAAGATGAATGAACGTGAGAATGTATTGTATAAGTTAcaatgagtagatcataccaattgaggGGTTCAAACTGGAAGAtatgggtggaattttgtgttgGGAGAAGATTCATGATATCAATAATTCCATTTGATAAAATTGTTTGTGggatataactgaaaataattttttttaatggatttTCCACCGTATCTTCTCAACCGAGCCGACTTGGAGAAAATAGTAAGggcaaaaatgtttcttttgacctcttgAATATCCtgttgaaatacactgcgcaaaaaaattaacgcacattctgaaaatctcaatttttatgaaagttaactctacattgactttataacttattttttatgttctcccgggaaggttttgaacgaaacaagacacattaaatggaagtaaaattcaggatttcaccgaatcttatgtgaaggAAGAGAAAtggacaattttcaaaatactgaaatgctgataagtgatttaatacttggtatttccaccccttgcgttaataacagctcggcaacgacggttcatactcaaaatgagtgatcttaaaatgttctgatctaatccttcccagatttctcctagttggattcctaagtcattgagagtagctggatgattttctgaacttctcagccttctattgaggttgtcccaaacctgctcaatcggattgagatctggacttcttgctggccattcaattcgagagacttcaacctctccaagttactcctgaacgatgcgcacgatggggtctggcattatcgtccataaaaatttaattttcaccaatgtatggggcaaatggaactacatgctcttcaagaatgttccttatatacttatcagcattcatagctccattatcaacgaccactaggtctgtgcgagcagttaAAGATAtttcaccccataccataatcgatcctcccccgaaaccagtagtattgaggaaattgcactgagcatatcattcatgtggacgtctgtatacaagggaacgtcgatcacaatggtagaggcagaatctagactcatctgtgaagagaactctttcccaatcggcctcttcccaatggatatgctctctcgcaaaatccaaacgcgcccttcgatgggctggggtaagagctgggcctcttaccgcgacacgaggccttaaatcatattctctgaggcgatttcttattgtctgagtgctaatttgcatctCATGAgattgctcaagctgaatttgaaggaagcgagcggttgcaaaccgttgtctcaacgaagaaactctcaagtaacgttcttgaatggcagttgttacccgtggtcttctctgtcttcggacattcatacctgtctccctgaatcgctgcaacattcttgacacatttgtatgggaaactccaatcctttctgcaattcttgtgtatgtccacccttcttctcgcaaaaataTACCGTTTTgccacattcctcttgggtcgaattgcgtgtttcgcgttgcatagcgatcgagtgtagaaaagaaaaactattgatcactagaattgatcgagaacaactgattttagaatggagccaatacattcaaaatctgataatatcatctttttttattcctgctgggaaaaaacatctgtattgaagaaaaccgttgaaagtggtaACATATGCatacataattctgataaaaataattatcattgagaacaccttcagttgtagaataaatttgagatttccataatgtgcgttaatttttttgcgcagtgtatatgtaCAAATCAAAGACTCGCGCTGTATACTCATATATCCATAATCCTCTGAACTAAATTCAGCTTATTTCCAGTGTCTTATCGAGCCTTCATCTTCCTTCACCGAACTCTTCCGACCTGTAGAAAGCTGTGAAATATGCGAAGATGTTGACGAgatcgaaaaaataaataacgtgtCATCGGAACACTTCGAATGGAGATACGTCCGAAATTCAAGACCTGTATTGGTGAAGGACGCCACGAAGACTTGGAAGGCAATGCAAGCGTtcgatttcgaatttttcaaagatttatacggccCAATAGGCGATGATGACGACCCGACGTGTCAGTTCTTCCCCTACAAGACGGAATTTAAGTCACTGACGGAAGCCTTGAATATGAGTCCTGATAGAGCCAAAATGAAGCAAGGTCAGATGCCGTGGTATATTGGTTGGAGCAATTGCTTCAAGAGGGGTGGCGATATTTTGAGGAATTTCTACACGAAGCCCTATTTTCTGTCTAATAATTCCGAAACCATCAATTTGAGCTGGATCTTCATGGGAACACCTGGGAAAGGGGCACCCCTCCACGTGAGTATTCTAGACCAGCGATCTGCCTTTTCGGCGTATTCATCTTTTACCACCAAATCAATTAAGAAAATCATGAGcgaaaaaaatcaatgaatcaaatcgAATTAACCCGATTTATATACCGTAGTGATGTTTACTCCCGGCAGTCCTGTTTCAAGAACGACTATTCCACCACGGTCAATACCGTATGTCTgatatcaatgctgcagtctGTTAACTTTTTCCCTTATAATAGAATGCCGAAGGGAATAATAAGCTCTATGCAAGGAGGGATGGAGTGACTTCTCACCAAGAATTATAGATTATGGTTTATAATCCTTGATTTCATACAACGttttcttttcattcagaatatttgAAGGATTTCTGATCTAGGaaaaatatcagttcaaaatagccggccatagttggagagcccaagagggaaatttgagattaactcgagcgtgtcatattAATATAAACCTCTATCAAAAATTAGACCtctatatagggggaattgtctaggacagcctgtcagaatagtaaagaaaaaacgatcattttacatactcgagcgtgccagAGCCAGATTAagatttacgaggatgtattgatatctagttagcctagaccagttccatgaataaaaaaaatattgccatAACAACGAACAGTAACTCATTAGAATGTCAATGAGatgtttgaagtcaaaaaatgaaccagagttacgcaataaattaaatgaaagaagaaaaattggagtatcgagccatcatcaaatgGAAGATaaaaattatgagaggtacaaaatgagagtactaatgaAGGAAACCAccaatcgttggtttcgagaagtgcagcAGGCTTGAGATCTAATCtgtatatcgagcaagatgaatgaatatgagaatacaaagtacgaggatgtattgatatctagttagcctgttccagttccatgcataaaaaaatattgcgttaaacagcaacgaacaataactcatcagaagtgtcagtgttaagaagtaagcaaatttacgaagatatgcttaatacccttggtcatcaatgtccttcgtatgcgaccgtgaaaaattggagtgcaagcttcaaaagaggtaaattttccattgaagatgatgaccgatcgggaaggccagtttctgtgtcagaccccgaaaatatcgaagcagttcatgacattattttatcagaccgtcgaattgggctaaaacggatatctgcagcatagaatatttcatacgaacgcggttcatcatatagttcacgtcaatttggacatgagaaaaattgctgcaaaatggatccccaaatgtttgaatgttgaccaaaagcgtgcaagggtagaagcatcgcgttcgatctgtgctagatttggaaacgatgtagacttcttaaaccgaattgttactatggatgagacgatccagaaacaaagcaacaatcgatagaatggcgacacttctccaagacctaagaagtttcgtgtccaaaaatctgctggaaaagttcttgcttcagtttttcaggattgccatggagtaatcatgaatgattttttgcataagggtagaacaataaccggagataattattcgacattactgaccactctacgggaaaaaattgaagagagaagacgcggaaagctatccaaaggtgttttgttttagcaggacaacgctcctgcacacaaatctcatgttgccatgcaaaaaattcgtgatttaggatttgaattactagaacaccccccttattcaccagatttggctccatctgattatcatctctttcctcaactgaaaaaaagtttaaaaggtcgtaaattttctttcaacgaggaggttataaaaactgtggaggtctctggtttgcagagcaaaaagatgcttttttttgaaaggtctagagacgttgcaggttcgctgtgatgaatgtatccaactaagaggagaatatgttgagtaataaaatattttgacattgaaattttgcttggttctatagtaggctaagactttttcaatatatgctCGTATGTGggtaattacatgttgaaaagtttacattctcttaatctgacaatttaagcgtgacgaaaatgtgtgagagGGTACCAAACTTccaaaaaaacgtcacgtgtacattctcgagcgcggtggattttattttattttgatgttaatgattcgagaataatggaaaaaatataatctgacagtttcagcaagccgaaaaaattaaaattggccataagggtcaaaaaatcagtttttttaaattatcttctcTCCCGGGCTTCAAATCCTTTTCGTATTCATTAgaaaagttgtagggcataacctttttctaaaaattttgtccaaagcaattttttctacgtttgaacgtttttgagatatattatGATTTTTGTTGATGTGAAATGAgagaaattatataaaaaaaacaaacaaaacataCTACTGCACTGTGAGGgtcacaaataaaaaaaaatatcaacaccAAAGTCCGTCTATTGTCGAAGAAATGTGTCCAATCTGTTTTTAAtaatatatggcgatgaatgtacaatgtacattagactgggtttctttctacattgaccttgacctttggcatgtgtggctaagctcctcgcctttatcgccctctaactcgaaaacggttgagagtatgaaaaattgcttcagacaaaagttgtttaGAATTCCATTATCTACtactttcattatgaatacagaaacgattggaGGTACAGGAAgctgaatattaaaaaaaatgcctttttattatcctcaaactgtcagattaaaaaaACCCACCTTGATTATATCAGAGTAATGGGCCAACActtctgcaacaccgagattaaccatctgtataaaatctgagacgctcgagtatgtacctacaagtaacaatttttattgcattttcaaaggaccgctgtgatctTTTGCGTCActtccaaattgtcagtctcttgaaaagtagctttctttgggtccaattaacatatcctctaaaaatctttTTTGcttaccattttcaattcttctgtacggccagccccactaggcaaactgtcagataaatatgaatttgttATCAGAGACAGACAAGTAGGgaatatacagtatcttaatctgacacgctcgagtatgtacaccggacgatttttttacatctttgagaacctgcagacgctttccccaccactgaaagtgcatacatcatagtaTCTATGAACCTACCGGAAATTACCATTGAATTCAATCGTAAACGAGAAATActttgaaaacaattttttttcatgatagcgtGTATGGAGAACTTAtaacaattttgtgctgaaaattggCATGCCCGGGATTTTGACAATGAACTTTCTCGCTAAAATATTCGCAGACCTACTACTTTCACGGTTCAAATGGTATTTTCGCAAAATATATATTTAATATTGATGAATTTCAGGTAGATAATGTGGTTTATCCATCTTGGCAAGCACAAATAAGAGGACGAAAGGAATGGTTTTTAGCCCCACCACCAGAATGTACTCTTAAATGTAAATCCCACGTTATTTTAGTGGAACCTGGAGATATCAGTGAGTATAAAATATGTGAATCCAATTCTTGCCTATGAGCCAAGTGAGGCAGGATCTTATACcaacaaatttaaaaaattacacCTAATAATTGAATGTTTTATTACTTCTTTATACAGagtatatttaaaggtgaggtttcttttcaacagaaggctgaactggtcaaaatgaagctcATCTCGATATTAGctaacagaagagacttaggacacaagtgtgaaatatagaataatacttcaaaatctcatcaataaaattcgtctaaattattcacgaattttttcacaatgggcatcacaatcttcttgttcgaacattccaacaatcgtcttaaaaatgggatgaaatggcgtaacatcatagcacttttccaACATAACTGACATGagaactttcaagaaactgcctcgattttctacattttttttccaccctaaattgcacaatacaacaattacctatgattctttcaaaagtgacttgatacatctaatccgataaacttggtactgaaccattcattgtccagccatatgtttatgctttgtttcgtttttgcgatgccggagtcaccttccacagtcccgtacttgaatgaaattttgtcgaatttctaggggttgtatctcagctatcttggatttggatattttatacaaaCAATTTCTggctaaacgacttattttgataccCTGTGTTATTCAATTTCATTGCAACTAACCAGACCTAATTTCGTATTTTTTTCACCATTGGCGTCAAGACGCATTCATACTTGGGCTGGGTACAATGAAGGCTCAATTTTCAATCTCACTTACTCTTTAAGAAGTATAATATGGGTTAATAAGAGGCCAGCCCCTGTTAATTTTCTGCTGTACTTTCAGTTGTAGGAGAACGATTCACATTTGCATGTAA comes from the Coccinella septempunctata chromosome 2, icCocSept1.1, whole genome shotgun sequence genome and includes:
- the LOC123308721 gene encoding F-box protein At5g06550, with amino-acid sequence MQKAKKRLEAILTNYKSIPPGDFKKLRIMKMVHCKNNRKPSYFRDLCLIEPSSSFTELFRPVESCEICEDVDEIEKINNVSSEHFEWRYVRNSRPVLVKDATKTWKAMQAFDFEFFKDLYGPIGDDDDPTCQFFPYKTEFKSLTEALNMSPDRAKMKQGQMPWYIGWSNCFKRGGDILRNFYTKPYFLSNNSETINLSWIFMGTPGKGAPLHVDNVVYPSWQAQIRGRKEWFLAPPPECTLKCKSHVILVEPGDIIVLDTNKWYHETNILPGEVSITIGAEFD